The Sphaerospermopsis torques-reginae ITEP-024 genome has a window encoding:
- a CDS encoding colicin E5-related ribonuclease: MQKLNIGAKIKKQMSKRGWTEEMLELVYLNPAKTEHTRDRRYNIDGTRKDDPATVYYRSDGAYIVCNDITGDVVQVSDINDPKWIEKQY; the protein is encoded by the coding sequence ATGCAAAAATTAAATATTGGGGCAAAAATCAAAAAACAAATGAGTAAAAGAGGGTGGACTGAAGAAATGCTTGAATTAGTTTACTTAAATCCTGCCAAAACTGAACACACAAGAGATAGACGATATAATATAGATGGTACAAGGAAAGATGATCCTGCTACTGTATATTACCGTAGTGATGGTGCATATATAGTCTGCAATGATATTACAGGTGATGTAGTTCAAGTCAGTGATATTAATGATCCTAAATGGATTGAAAAACAATACTAA
- the phnE gene encoding phosphonate ABC transporter, permease protein PhnE — MKKSFNSKFLHHYSWLINIVIVLVMVVAYIWALQGLKVDSALLKDSWPYIIDFISRLFPPDWKVVDIAIKGLIETVQMSLWGTSIGAVISLPIAIASANNIAPLWLRWLANLLQNAVRSVPSIILGLIFVAATGLGAPAGTLALSIYTVGYLAKFYQQAIEAVDARSLESLQVIGASRIQVVQYGIIPQVLPLGLGYTLWMFEYNIRAASVLGVVGAGGIGFQLKSYIDGFEYNKATTMMLVLLVVVTVIDVISSKLRRYLDSM, encoded by the coding sequence ATGAAAAAATCCTTTAATTCTAAATTTCTTCACCATTACTCTTGGCTAATTAATATAGTGATTGTATTAGTAATGGTAGTAGCTTATATTTGGGCTTTGCAAGGTTTAAAAGTAGACTCTGCACTATTAAAAGATAGCTGGCCTTATATTATAGATTTTATTAGTCGCTTATTTCCACCAGATTGGAAAGTGGTAGATATAGCAATTAAAGGATTAATTGAAACCGTGCAAATGTCCTTATGGGGAACTTCTATTGGTGCTGTTATTTCCTTACCAATTGCGATCGCCAGTGCTAATAATATCGCTCCCTTGTGGTTACGTTGGTTAGCAAATTTACTGCAAAATGCAGTGCGTTCTGTTCCCTCAATTATTCTCGGTTTAATATTTGTAGCAGCTACCGGTTTAGGCGCACCCGCAGGAACTTTAGCCTTATCCATTTACACAGTTGGTTATCTGGCTAAATTTTATCAACAAGCTATTGAAGCTGTAGATGCTCGTTCTTTAGAATCTTTACAGGTAATTGGTGCATCAAGAATTCAAGTAGTTCAATATGGAATAATACCCCAAGTTTTACCCTTGGGATTAGGCTATACTTTGTGGATGTTTGAGTACAATATCCGTGCTGCTTCCGTACTCGGTGTAGTTGGTGCAGGAGGAATAGGTTTTCAGTTAAAAAGTTATATAGATGGTTTTGAATACAACAAAGCTACAACCATGATGTTAGTGCTATTGGTAGTAGTAACAGTAATTGATGTTATTAGTAGTAAATTACGGCGTTATTTGGATTCAATGTAA
- a CDS encoding phosphonate ABC transporter ATP-binding protein, translated as MKQIECHNLETAYTASLNRPILNNINLEIAQGEFVVLLGLNGAGKSTLLRSLVGLVPLEKGEIHISGLQITPQTLPKIRQEIGMLFQGGGLIRQLSAIENVLCGRLSVRTTRQTLFGFPKRDRILAQELLGQLGLRDKTYQKTGQLSGGQQQRVAIARALIQSPQILLADEPITGLDVVASQQVMQTLSHLNTDQGLTIITVLHDLGIAAEYAHRAIVLDAGRVVYDGKCDNLQEKFSHVISV; from the coding sequence GTGAAACAGATTGAATGTCATAATTTAGAAACGGCTTATACTGCATCTTTAAATCGTCCCATCCTCAACAATATTAATCTTGAAATTGCACAAGGTGAATTTGTGGTTTTGTTGGGTTTGAATGGTGCGGGTAAGTCTACTTTGTTGCGATCGCTGGTAGGTTTAGTACCATTGGAAAAAGGAGAAATTCACATTAGTGGTTTACAAATTACTCCTCAAACATTGCCGAAAATTCGCCAGGAAATTGGAATGTTGTTTCAAGGTGGAGGTTTAATTCGGCAATTATCAGCTATTGAAAATGTTTTGTGTGGTCGTTTGAGTGTGAGAACAACTAGACAAACTTTATTTGGTTTTCCTAAACGCGATCGCATTCTTGCCCAAGAATTATTAGGACAATTAGGTTTAAGGGATAAAACATATCAAAAAACGGGTCAACTAAGCGGTGGACAACAACAAAGAGTGGCGATCGCCCGTGCTTTAATTCAATCACCACAAATACTTTTAGCTGATGAACCTATCACCGGTTTAGATGTAGTTGCATCCCAACAAGTAATGCAAACTTTATCTCACCTCAACACAGATCAAGGCTTAACTATTATCACAGTATTACATGATTTAGGCATAGCCGCAGAATACGCCCACAGAGCTATAGTTTTAGATGCGGGTCGTGTAGTTTATGACGGAAAATGTGATAACTTGCAAGAAAAATTTTCTCATGTTATAAGTGTGTAA